In Rosa chinensis cultivar Old Blush chromosome 1, RchiOBHm-V2, whole genome shotgun sequence, a genomic segment contains:
- the LOC112165204 gene encoding pentatricopeptide repeat-containing protein At5g16420, mitochondrial translates to MTHQYFQIFSTSTSTSAAADFLHSYTVTPPIQDWPHRLSPKCLISLITREPKLDLALQIFHHASKYHLGFHHNYHTYHAIIRLLLLSRAFHLIDPLLSDLLASNLRCSEDLFISLISNYGVVSRPKLTFKTFITIPKFGAQRSVRSLNALLNALVQNHEYRLVHSVFRNCRERYGVVPNVFSCNILIKALCKRNDLETAHQVPDEMPAMGFVPNVVTFTTILGGYVSRRDMVGAKRVFGEILDRGWFPDVTTYTILMDGYVKQRKLVEAIKVMDEMEDNVVGANEVTYGVMIEGYCKEKKSGEAVNLLDDMVEKRYIPSSALCCKVIDVLCCEGKVEDACELWKRLLKKNCTPDNAVLGTLIYWLCKKGEMWEARKLFDQIEMSEPSDVMTYNVLISGMCEVGELCEAGRLWDDMVEKGCSPNSFTYNVLIKGFCKIGKAKDDDSNRNLIMINSS, encoded by the coding sequence ATGACACATCAATATTTCCAGATattctccacctccacctccacctccgccGCTGCCGATTTCCTCCACTCCTACACCGTCACCCCTCCGATCCAAGACTGGCCCCACCGCCTCTCCCCAAAGTGCCTCATCTCCCTCATCACCCGCGAGCCCAAACTCGACCTCGCCCTCCAAATCTTCCACCACGCCTCCAAATACCACCTCGGATTCCACCATAATTACCACACCTACCACGCCATCatccgcctcctcctcctctcccgCGCTTTTCACCTCATCGACCCCCTCCTCTCCGACCTCCTCGCCTCCAATCTCCGATGCAGCGAAGACCTCTTCATCTCCCTAATCAGCAATTATGGCGTCGTTTCACGCCCTAAACTCACCTTCAAGACATTTATCACCATACCGAAATTCGGCGCCCAGCGATCCGTGAGGTCCTTGAATGCGTTGCTGAACGCTTTGGTTCAGAATCACGAGTATAGATTAGTTCACTCGGTGTTTCGGAACTGTAGGGAGAGGTATGGGGTGGTGCCGAATGTGTTTAGTTGTAATATATTGATCAAAGCACTGTGTAAGAGAAATGATTTGGAGACTGCACATCAGGTGCCCGATGAAATGCCTGCGATGGGATTTGTGCCCAATGTCGTGACTTTTACTACCATTTTGGGTGGTTATGTGTCGCGGCGCGATATGGTTGGTGCCAAGAGGGTGTTTGGTGAGATTTTGGACAGAGGGTGGTTTCCTGATGTGACTACATATACTATATTGATGGATGGGTATGTGAAGCAGAGGAAGCTGGTTGAGGCTATTAAGGTTATGGATGAGATGGAGGATAATGTGGTTGGCGCCAATGAGGTCACTTATGGGGTTATGATTGAAGGTTATTGTAAGGAAAAGAAGTCTGGTGAAGCGGTTAATTTGCTTGATGATATGGTGGAGAAGAGGTATATACCGAGCTCGGCGCTCTGTTGTAAGGTGATTGATGTTTTGTGTTGCGAAGGGAAGGTGGAGGATGCTTGTGAACTGTGGAAGAGGCTTTTGAAGAAGAATTGCACACCGGATAATGCAGTATTGGGCACGCTCATATACTGGCTTTGTAAGAAGGGAGAAATGTGGGAAGCCAGGAAATTGTTTGATCAGATTGAGATGAGTGAGCCTTCGGATGTCATGACTTACAACGTGCTTATTTCTGGAATGTGTGAAGTGGGGGAGTTGTGTGAGGCTGGGAGGTTATGGGATGACATGGTGGAGAAAGGATGTTCTCCGAATTCTTTTACATATAATGTATTGATCAAAGGATTCTGTAAGATTGGAAAAGCGAAGGATGATGATTCTAATAGAAATCTTATCATGATCAACAGTTCTTGA